The proteins below come from a single Leifsonia sp. 1010 genomic window:
- a CDS encoding pentapeptide repeat-containing protein, translated as MRTAEDPRRELKADCSRCVGLCCVALAFARSADFAFDKPAGDPCVNLDHDDLCTIHPRLRESGFRGCTVFDCFGAGQQVTQHTFDGRGWRDDADRRREMFAVFPLMRQLHELLWYLEEALALSAAARIHPALRRARADVRTLTDAPSSVIVDTDIEELRGPAAELLREAARLTREAGPVGTGPLGSGRKKTARSRIQPGADLLGADLRGADLRGAELRGALLIAADLRGADLSRAELIGADLRDARLHGADLREAIYLTQVQVNAATGDASTVLPPTLDRPGHWA; from the coding sequence GTGCGCACCGCTGAAGACCCCCGCCGCGAGCTGAAAGCCGACTGCTCCCGGTGCGTCGGGCTCTGCTGCGTCGCCCTCGCCTTCGCACGCTCCGCCGACTTCGCGTTCGACAAGCCTGCCGGCGACCCCTGCGTCAACCTCGACCACGACGACCTCTGCACCATCCATCCGAGGCTCCGCGAGAGCGGCTTCCGCGGCTGCACGGTCTTCGACTGCTTCGGAGCCGGTCAGCAGGTGACGCAGCACACCTTCGACGGGAGGGGATGGCGCGACGACGCCGACCGCCGTCGTGAGATGTTCGCCGTCTTCCCGCTCATGCGCCAGCTGCACGAGCTCCTCTGGTACCTCGAGGAGGCACTCGCCCTGTCCGCGGCAGCCCGCATCCATCCGGCCCTCCGGCGTGCACGCGCCGACGTGCGGACGCTGACGGACGCGCCGAGCTCGGTCATCGTCGATACGGACATCGAGGAGTTGCGGGGGCCGGCCGCCGAGCTCCTCCGCGAGGCCGCCCGGCTCACCCGCGAGGCCGGTCCGGTCGGCACCGGACCCCTCGGCTCCGGCCGGAAGAAGACGGCGCGCTCACGCATCCAGCCGGGTGCAGACCTCTTGGGCGCCGACCTCCGGGGAGCGGACCTCCGCGGAGCCGAACTCCGCGGCGCACTTCTCATCGCCGCCGACCTCCGCGGCGCCGACCTCTCCCGTGCCGAGCTGATCGGAGCCGACCTCCGGGATGCCCGCCTCCATGGTGCCGACCTGCGCGAGGCGATCTATCTCACCCAGGTGCAGGTCAACGCCGCGACCGGCGACGCCAGCACCGTTCTGCCGCCGACGCTCGACCGCCCCGGCCACTGGGCCTGA